The DNA window GTCCACTACATCAACAACCATTATATCACCATCGTGATAATATGGCTCCATGCTATCTCCTCTAACTCGACAGGCAAAATCTCTTTTCTTTACATTTTTGTTTATGTTTGGGATACTAATATATTCTATCTCTTCAATATTGTCATCCATTTCAATTAATCCGTTTCCTGCACTTGCCATTCCGTAAATTGGTATTTGAATAAAACTTGTAAATATTTCGTCAGATACATTACTTTCTTGTTTTTTAGGATTGTGTCCAAGCATTTCGATAAAATCTTTTTTTAAGACTTTAGATAACGCAATTAATAAATTAGTATCTAATTTTTGTCTTTCCATACTTTCTATTCTTGAAAGTCCTGAAATTGAAATATCTACACCTTCTTTTTTTAATTTTTCAATAACATCTTCTTGGTAATAACCAAGTTCTTCACGTCTTTTTCTGATTTCGTTAGAAACCTTTTCTATTTTGTTCATATT is part of the Leptotrichia trevisanii DSM 22070 genome and encodes:
- a CDS encoding helix-turn-helix domain-containing protein — protein: MNKIEKVSNEIRKRREELGYYQEDVIEKLKKEGVDISISGLSRIESMERQKLDTNLLIALSKVLKKDFIEMLGHNPKKQESNVSDEIFTSFIQIPIYGMASAGNGLIEMDDNIEEIEYISIPNINKNVKKRDFACRVRGDSMEPYYHDGDIMVVDVVD